In the genome of Oxalobacter aliiformigenes, one region contains:
- the metE gene encoding 5-methyltetrahydropteroyltriglutamate--homocysteine S-methyltransferase, producing MVCSHILGFPRMGAQRELKSALETYWKSASEPDDTNPDLEKLVEMGKQLRAAHWALQKKAGQDWVTVGDFAYYDHVLNHIQLLGCEPARFGFKKDTPELERYFAMARGSLTVESGQAMSMTKWFDTNYHYIVPEFFPETCFALSSERLFDEVKEAKALGYPVKAVLLGPVSFLYLGREKADGFDRLSLLPKLLPVYRQILSCLHAEGVEWIQIDEPVLGLDIEDKWLAAFRDVYQELSREPVKLLLTTYFSSLAGHIDTVCSLPVAGLHVDAIRGAEDLKEIATKWPADRILSVGVIDGRNIWKADLDKALAVLRSPGLAGRQNLWVAPSCSLLHVPFSLDAETKMDLRLKQCLAFAVEKLEEIHALKDALVKGDAAVADALESSRRTVELRKGDWVHNAQVAKRVDALGEGIDRRKSPFDVRQALQRKRFRLPAFSTTTIGSFPQTQKIRSARAAFKRGAMSEADYRQSMQDEIAYCIEQQEKLGLDVFVHGEPERNDMVEYFSEFLEGMAMTANGWVQSYGSRCVKPPVIYGDVSRPKAMTVEWTKFAQSLTDKPVKAMLTGPITILQWSFVRDDEKRSVVADQIALAIRDEVADLEKAGIGIIQIDEPGLREGLPLRRRNWREYLDWACRAFRIASSGVEDDTQIHTHMCYAEFNDIMPDIASLDADVITLEASRGDMTLLKGFKDFSYPNEIGPGVYDIHSPRVPSVAEMVGLLKQAARVIPADRLWVNPDCGLKTRQWKETYEALDNMVKSARLMRETVY from the coding sequence ATGGTTTGCAGTCATATTCTGGGTTTTCCGCGCATGGGGGCGCAAAGGGAACTGAAATCGGCGCTTGAAACGTACTGGAAAAGTGCATCCGAACCGGACGATACGAATCCGGATCTCGAAAAACTGGTCGAAATGGGTAAACAGTTGAGGGCCGCTCACTGGGCATTGCAAAAGAAGGCCGGGCAGGATTGGGTGACGGTTGGTGATTTTGCCTATTACGATCATGTGCTCAATCATATCCAGCTGTTGGGGTGCGAGCCGGCCCGTTTCGGTTTCAAGAAGGATACGCCGGAACTGGAACGCTATTTTGCCATGGCACGCGGCAGTCTGACGGTCGAGTCCGGGCAGGCCATGTCCATGACGAAATGGTTCGATACGAATTATCACTACATCGTTCCGGAGTTTTTCCCGGAAACCTGTTTTGCGCTTTCCAGTGAACGGCTTTTCGATGAGGTGAAAGAAGCGAAGGCTTTGGGATATCCGGTCAAGGCTGTTTTGCTGGGACCCGTCAGTTTTTTGTATCTTGGCCGTGAAAAAGCGGATGGCTTCGATCGTCTGTCCCTGTTGCCGAAACTGCTGCCGGTTTATCGCCAGATTCTCTCATGCCTTCATGCGGAAGGTGTCGAATGGATCCAGATCGATGAACCGGTTCTGGGACTGGATATCGAGGACAAATGGCTGGCTGCTTTCCGGGACGTTTATCAGGAACTGTCCCGTGAACCGGTCAAGCTGCTGTTGACGACGTATTTTTCCTCTCTTGCCGGACATATCGATACCGTCTGTTCGTTGCCTGTTGCCGGATTGCATGTCGATGCTATACGGGGGGCGGAAGACCTGAAGGAAATCGCCACCAAATGGCCGGCAGACAGAATATTGTCAGTCGGTGTGATCGATGGACGCAATATCTGGAAAGCGGATCTGGACAAGGCACTGGCTGTTCTGAGATCACCCGGGTTGGCCGGTCGCCAGAATCTGTGGGTGGCTCCGAGCTGTTCCCTGTTGCATGTTCCGTTCTCGCTGGATGCTGAAACGAAGATGGATTTGCGTCTGAAACAGTGTCTGGCATTCGCTGTCGAGAAACTGGAAGAAATCCATGCGCTGAAAGATGCACTGGTAAAAGGTGACGCAGCTGTCGCCGATGCACTGGAAAGTTCCCGCAGAACGGTCGAACTGAGGAAAGGCGACTGGGTTCACAATGCACAGGTTGCAAAGAGAGTCGATGCGCTTGGAGAAGGAATCGATCGTCGCAAATCACCGTTTGACGTTCGTCAGGCATTGCAAAGAAAACGTTTCAGATTGCCGGCTTTCTCGACGACGACGATCGGGTCTTTCCCGCAAACACAAAAGATCCGTTCGGCCCGGGCCGCTTTCAAGCGGGGTGCCATGAGTGAGGCCGATTACCGGCAATCCATGCAGGATGAAATCGCCTACTGTATCGAACAGCAGGAAAAACTGGGGCTGGATGTATTCGTTCATGGTGAACCGGAACGTAACGACATGGTCGAATATTTTTCCGAGTTTCTGGAAGGTATGGCAATGACGGCCAATGGCTGGGTCCAGTCCTATGGTTCACGTTGTGTGAAACCTCCCGTCATTTACGGCGATGTTTCCAGACCGAAAGCCATGACGGTGGAGTGGACGAAATTTGCACAGAGTCTGACAGACAAGCCTGTCAAGGCCATGCTGACCGGTCCGATTACCATTTTGCAATGGTCTTTTGTGCGTGATGACGAAAAACGGTCTGTTGTCGCCGACCAGATCGCTCTGGCAATCCGCGATGAAGTGGCCGATCTTGAAAAGGCCGGTATCGGCATTATCCAGATTGATGAACCGGGATTGCGCGAAGGGTTGCCGTTGCGTCGCCGGAACTGGAGGGAATATCTGGACTGGGCATGTCGTGCGTTCCGGATCGCTTCCTCGGGTGTTGAAGACGATACGCAAATCCATACGCACATGTGCTATGCCGAATTCAACGATATCATGCCCGATATCGCGAGTCTGGATGCCGATGTGATTACCCTGGAAGCCAGCCGTGGCGATATGACCCTGTTGAAAGGGTTCAAGGATTTCAGTTATCCGAATGAAATTGGGCCGGGTGTTTACGATATCCATTCGCCTCGTGTTCCTTCGGTTGCCGAAATGGTCGGACTGCTCAAGCAGGCTGCCCGTGTCATTCCGGCTGATCGCTTGTGGGTCAATCCGGACTGTGGCCTGAAAACCCGTCAGTGGAAGGAAACGTACGAAGCGTTGGACAATATGGTGAAAAGTGCCCGATTGATGCGCGAAACGGTTTACTGA
- a CDS encoding alpha/beta hydrolase yields the protein MMPPSILGHLNFRFRDPDQPPLPPGTHSLNVLLELPGERDTLLIVPEGLDTTAPVKLLVMFHGAGGSAEKVMPFFKEHAEKNKFLLMIPQSTYITWDLTIGGNGPDLERLDRALDKVNSHFNLDRNHFGFCGFSDGASYSLSIGLSNGETVSHVIALSGGFMNLYVPRGRPLVFIAHSPEDEQLPMDTSGLHHYKELKKAGYDIEFMEFHGRHLIHPHVVDKAMKFYLDRSPGRPQS from the coding sequence ATGATGCCCCCTTCCATACTGGGGCATCTGAATTTCCGGTTCCGCGATCCCGACCAGCCTCCGCTCCCACCCGGTACCCATTCACTGAACGTCTTGCTGGAATTGCCCGGCGAACGCGACACCCTTCTGATCGTTCCGGAAGGACTGGACACGACTGCTCCCGTCAAATTGCTGGTCATGTTTCACGGTGCCGGCGGAAGTGCGGAAAAAGTCATGCCTTTCTTTAAGGAACATGCGGAAAAAAACAAGTTTCTCCTGATGATTCCGCAATCGACATACATAACATGGGATTTGACGATCGGAGGGAACGGCCCCGACCTCGAAAGACTCGACAGAGCTCTCGATAAGGTCAATTCCCATTTCAACCTTGACAGGAACCATTTCGGATTTTGCGGATTTTCCGACGGCGCCAGTTATTCTCTCTCGATCGGCCTGTCCAATGGCGAAACCGTTTCCCATGTTATCGCACTCTCGGGCGGATTCATGAACCTGTACGTTCCACGCGGACGGCCTCTCGTTTTCATCGCACACAGTCCCGAAGATGAACAACTTCCGATGGACACCAGCGGATTGCACCATTACAAGGAACTGAAAAAAGCCGGTTACGATATCGAATTCATGGAATTTCACGGCCGGCACCTCATTCATCCCCATGTCGTTGACAAGGCCATGAAATTCTATCTGGACCGCAGTCCCGGCAGACCCCAGTCATAA
- a CDS encoding MBL fold metallo-hydrolase translates to MSNETTEQQCGCGQQLSSITLLVDNKAGKGLECVHGFAAWIKVRDRRILFDTGQKGVILKNAERLGINLAEAEVLVLSHGHDDHTDNLADFYALNPNAPMYCGENIDADRFCCRPGEQALNWSPPPSAKKIFDSLPPDQKHTLKKPHYLLPGVAITGPVPRLTTFEDVGDALFLDIEGRKPDPVSDDMSMWFETDKGLVILLGCCHSGIVNTVNYIRKVSGIEKVSGIVGGMHLIRASRERMEKTLEAMKSWNMDFLIPCHCTGDNAMQQMKDYLGDIVTFGCTGTIIELGNLPEKQEGDFSMCKEHACGCGCA, encoded by the coding sequence ATGTCCAATGAAACAACAGAACAGCAATGTGGATGCGGCCAACAGCTTTCCAGCATCACCCTTCTTGTAGACAACAAGGCGGGAAAAGGGTTGGAATGTGTACATGGGTTTGCCGCATGGATAAAAGTGCGTGACCGCCGTATTCTTTTCGATACCGGTCAAAAAGGAGTGATACTGAAAAACGCCGAGCGTCTCGGCATCAATCTGGCAGAGGCTGAAGTACTTGTCCTGAGTCATGGCCATGACGACCACACCGATAACCTCGCCGATTTTTATGCATTGAATCCCAATGCTCCCATGTACTGTGGAGAAAACATCGATGCAGATCGCTTTTGCTGTCGTCCGGGAGAACAGGCACTGAATTGGTCCCCTCCTCCGAGTGCCAAAAAAATCTTCGATTCCCTTCCACCGGATCAAAAACACACCTTGAAGAAACCGCATTATTTACTGCCGGGTGTGGCGATAACCGGACCGGTTCCCCGTCTGACCACTTTCGAAGATGTCGGAGATGCGCTTTTCCTGGATATTGAGGGTCGCAAGCCAGATCCTGTTTCCGATGATATGTCAATGTGGTTCGAGACCGATAAAGGCCTTGTTATCCTGTTGGGATGCTGCCATTCCGGTATTGTCAATACCGTCAATTACATCCGTAAAGTCAGCGGAATCGAAAAAGTCTCCGGTATTGTCGGTGGCATGCATCTGATTAGGGCTTCCAGGGAACGCATGGAAAAAACGCTGGAAGCCATGAAGAGCTGGAATATGGACTTCCTGATCCCCTGTCACTGCACGGGCGACAATGCCATGCAGCAGATGAAAGATTATCTCGGTGATATTGTCACTTTCGGCTGTACCGGTACAATCATCGAACTGGGCAATCTCCCCGAAAAACAGGAAGGTGATTTTTCAATGTGCAAGGAACATGCCTGCGGATGTGGGTGTGCCTGA
- a CDS encoding AAA family ATPase produces the protein MEFDLSISQINDLLAHVGKETKLAKRLSSHGLTNGRILVPDHIFDDDSLEQLWNIAKKTNDKSLYFQLVARNNVEREKVLAPAVPSIEMLITALEGYLSVNAIDGWLYRRNKDGVLLPWLIESIEYVPREDGIPGMPYVCIQLLANTIAATTHVDDAAPDQWRAGMTSAILFYQREMGTFSIPELLARKGYYKECPEFKEEYEKHKRDFSNYQPFYGKQFLARNSGFLITEGETRLQKNLEYFRISAGTSVKCVNDEEIIERRIETHSNRRTLVNMTSGEIPIHCYIHMFHLDLHQNCWIHVQNLEEYQYRPELKNKLILPKEHRKLIDILTAHSDILMDDIIEGKSGGTTILCMGAAGLGKTLTAEVYSEVVGKPLYRVHSGQLGTSAESVESALSSILRRAARWDSILLIDEADVYIRRRDNDLQHNAIVAEFLRTLEYFDGLLFMTTNRVDDVDDAILSRCIAVIRYEIPPKEDAVRLWKSLSEQFQVRLSDELVDDLVRDFPNSTGRDIKELLKLTSRLCNSCDEPVSLEAFHQCAVFRGRR, from the coding sequence ATGGAATTTGATCTTTCTATTTCTCAGATAAATGACTTGCTTGCCCATGTAGGCAAGGAAACGAAACTGGCGAAACGTCTTTCATCGCATGGCCTGACAAATGGCCGTATTCTAGTACCGGATCATATATTTGATGATGATTCACTGGAACAGTTGTGGAATATTGCAAAAAAAACGAATGACAAATCCCTGTATTTTCAGCTTGTTGCAAGAAACAATGTTGAAAGGGAAAAAGTTCTTGCCCCAGCTGTTCCCTCCATTGAAATGCTGATTACCGCTTTGGAGGGATATTTGTCTGTCAATGCCATTGATGGCTGGTTGTATCGTCGTAATAAGGATGGCGTTCTGTTGCCCTGGCTGATCGAAAGTATAGAATATGTTCCGAGAGAAGACGGAATTCCCGGAATGCCTTATGTGTGCATTCAATTGCTGGCCAATACAATTGCTGCCACAACGCATGTTGATGATGCAGCACCGGATCAGTGGCGGGCGGGCATGACCAGTGCCATTCTGTTTTATCAACGAGAAATGGGAACGTTTTCCATTCCCGAATTGCTTGCCAGAAAGGGGTATTACAAGGAATGCCCTGAATTCAAGGAAGAATACGAGAAACATAAACGTGATTTTTCGAATTATCAGCCGTTTTACGGAAAGCAGTTTCTTGCAAGAAATTCCGGTTTTCTGATTACCGAAGGGGAAACACGACTGCAAAAAAATCTGGAATATTTCAGGATTTCGGCGGGAACTTCGGTGAAATGCGTCAATGATGAGGAAATCATCGAACGACGTATTGAGACGCACTCCAACAGAAGAACTCTTGTCAATATGACATCCGGAGAAATTCCGATTCATTGCTATATCCATATGTTCCATCTGGATCTGCATCAGAATTGCTGGATACATGTACAGAATCTGGAGGAATACCAGTACCGGCCCGAGCTGAAAAACAAGTTGATTCTGCCCAAGGAACACCGGAAGCTGATCGATATCCTCACTGCTCATTCGGATATTCTGATGGACGATATTATTGAGGGCAAATCGGGAGGGACAACTATCCTGTGCATGGGGGCTGCCGGTCTGGGTAAAACGCTGACGGCAGAAGTTTATTCGGAAGTTGTCGGAAAGCCTTTGTATCGTGTCCATTCGGGACAGTTGGGGACATCGGCTGAAAGTGTCGAATCCGCGCTTTCCTCCATTTTGCGGAGAGCGGCCCGTTGGGATTCGATACTCTTGATAGATGAGGCGGATGTCTATATTCGCCGTCGTGACAATGATTTGCAGCATAATGCCATCGTGGCGGAATTTCTGCGGACGCTGGAATATTTCGACGGTTTGCTGTTCATGACGACAAACCGGGTCGATGATGTGGATGATGCGATTCTTTCACGCTGTATTGCGGTGATCCGTTATGAAATACCTCCCAAGGAGGATGCCGTCCGGTTATGGAAATCCTTGTCTGAACAGTTTCAGGTCAGATTGTCGGATGAACTTGTTGACGATTTGGTACGGGATTTTCCGAATTCTACCGGACGGGATATCAAGGAACTTTTGAAATTGACAAGCCGTTTGTGTAACAGTTGCGATGAACCGGTTTCGCTTGAGGCGTTTCATCAGTGTGCCGTATTCCGGGGACGAAGATAG
- a CDS encoding sigma-54 interaction domain-containing protein, producing MSFTELTSFLQAQTEPHVLFDTQYRIIAVNQAFRKYCNPGDSVIGRPCYEVSHNYDMPCDRSGETCPLAKSRRSGKPERVLHMHHTPNGEEYVSIELTPIKNLSGEITCYVEKIEPVKMAKGLTERNSLQGQSPTFRKMMELVGKAASADINILLCGESGTGKELVAQAIHRAGKRAARPFIVVDCSGIAESHFESELFGQERGTHPKTGSGKKGLVDAADGGTLFLDEVGDLPLSIQSKLLRLLETGAYRRSGSADLRRADIRIISATSHNLLKKAGDGLFRKDLYYRLDIFPIYVPALRDRLEDIPLLIASLLEIMAPGRNLTVSDEAMYLLQTYRYPGNVRELRNFLERACLLCESCEIRPEHLLIPEPEDGDAPPPLAVSPKARLKQLLPAFSGKRKALAKMLGISERTLYRHLSELQEKENR from the coding sequence ATGTCTTTTACCGAACTGACTTCCTTTTTGCAGGCGCAAACGGAACCACATGTCCTTTTCGATACCCAATACCGGATCATCGCCGTCAACCAGGCATTCCGGAAATACTGCAACCCCGGGGATTCCGTCATCGGACGTCCCTGTTACGAGGTATCGCACAATTACGACATGCCTTGCGACCGCTCCGGCGAAACCTGTCCTCTTGCGAAAAGCCGGCGTTCCGGAAAACCGGAACGGGTTCTCCACATGCACCACACGCCGAACGGAGAAGAATACGTCAGTATCGAATTGACTCCCATCAAAAACCTGTCCGGAGAAATCACCTGTTATGTCGAAAAAATCGAACCGGTCAAAATGGCGAAAGGCCTTACCGAGAGAAACAGCTTGCAGGGACAGTCACCTACCTTCAGGAAAATGATGGAGCTGGTCGGCAAGGCCGCTTCAGCCGATATAAACATCCTGCTTTGCGGGGAATCGGGAACCGGCAAGGAACTTGTTGCACAGGCCATCCACCGTGCCGGGAAACGGGCTGCCAGACCATTCATTGTCGTCGATTGCTCGGGCATTGCCGAATCTCATTTCGAAAGCGAACTGTTCGGGCAGGAACGGGGAACACACCCAAAAACCGGTTCCGGAAAAAAGGGACTGGTCGATGCGGCAGATGGAGGAACCCTCTTTCTGGACGAAGTCGGTGATCTTCCGCTCTCGATCCAGTCGAAACTGCTACGTCTTCTCGAAACCGGTGCATACCGGCGTTCTGGCTCCGCCGACCTGCGACGGGCAGATATCCGCATCATTTCGGCAACCAGCCACAATCTTCTGAAGAAAGCCGGAGACGGCCTGTTCAGAAAAGACCTCTATTACAGGCTTGATATTTTTCCCATATATGTCCCGGCATTAAGAGACAGGCTGGAAGATATTCCGCTTCTGATCGCCTCCCTTCTGGAAATCATGGCCCCGGGAAGGAATCTGACTGTTTCCGACGAAGCGATGTATCTCCTGCAAACCTATCGATACCCGGGAAACGTCCGGGAATTGCGCAACTTTCTCGAACGTGCCTGTCTTCTGTGTGAAAGTTGTGAAATCCGTCCCGAACACTTGCTGATCCCCGAACCGGAAGACGGCGACGCCCCGCCACCATTAGCGGTATCTCCGAAAGCACGATTAAAACAACTTTTACCGGCATTCAGCGGAAAACGCAAGGCCCTTGCGAAAATGCTGGGAATCAGTGAACGCACGCTATACCGACACCTCTCCGAACTGCAGGAAAAAGAGAACCGTTAA
- the frc gene encoding formyl-CoA transferase, whose product MTKPLDGINVLDFTHVQAGPACTQMMGFLGANVIKIERRGSGDMTRGWLRDKPGVDSLYFTMFNCNKRSIELDMKTPEGKALLEDMIKRSDVMVENFGPGALDRMGFTWERIQELNPRVILASVKGYAEGHANEHLKVYENVAQCSGGAAATTGFWDGPPTVSGAALGDSNSGMHLLIGILAALEMRHKTGRGQKVAVAMQDAVLNLVRIKLRDQQRLERTGILAEYPQAQPNFAFDRDGNPLSFENIHSVPRGGNAGGGGQPGWMLKCKGWETDADSYVYFTIAANMWPQICDMIDKPEWKDDPNYNTFEGRVDKLMDIFSFIETKFADKDKFEVTEWAAQYGIPCGPVMSMKELAHDPSLRKVGTVVEVTDEVRGNHLTVGAPFKFSGFKPEITRAPLLGEHTDEILKELGCDDAKIKELHEKQVV is encoded by the coding sequence ATGACTAAACCATTAGATGGAATTAACGTGCTTGACTTTACCCACGTCCAAGCAGGTCCTGCCTGTACGCAGATGATGGGTTTCTTGGGCGCGAACGTCATCAAGATCGAACGTCGCGGTTCCGGTGACATGACTCGTGGATGGCTGAGAGACAAACCGGGTGTTGACTCCCTGTACTTCACGATGTTCAACTGTAACAAACGTTCGATCGAACTGGACATGAAAACTCCGGAAGGCAAGGCTCTTCTGGAAGACATGATCAAACGTTCCGACGTTATGGTCGAAAACTTCGGACCGGGCGCACTGGATCGTATGGGCTTTACCTGGGAACGTATCCAGGAACTGAACCCGAGAGTCATTCTGGCTTCCGTCAAGGGTTACGCAGAAGGCCATGCAAACGAACACCTGAAAGTTTATGAAAACGTTGCACAGTGCTCCGGTGGCGCTGCTGCCACCACCGGTTTCTGGGATGGTCCTCCGACCGTTTCCGGCGCCGCTCTGGGCGACTCCAACTCCGGTATGCATCTGTTGATCGGTATTCTGGCCGCTCTGGAAATGCGTCACAAAACCGGCCGTGGTCAGAAAGTTGCCGTCGCTATGCAGGACGCCGTTCTGAATCTGGTCCGTATCAAACTGCGTGACCAGCAGCGTCTGGAAAGAACCGGCATTCTGGCTGAATACCCACAGGCTCAGCCTAACTTCGCTTTCGACAGAGACGGCAATCCTCTGTCTTTCGAAAACATCCATTCCGTACCACGTGGCGGTAACGCAGGTGGCGGCGGCCAGCCAGGCTGGATGCTGAAATGTAAAGGTTGGGAAACCGATGCGGACTCCTACGTTTACTTCACCATCGCTGCCAACATGTGGCCTCAGATCTGCGACATGATCGACAAGCCTGAATGGAAAGATGATCCTAACTACAACACCTTCGAAGGCCGTGTTGACAAGCTGATGGACATCTTCTCCTTCATCGAAACCAAGTTCGCAGACAAGGATAAATTCGAAGTAACCGAATGGGCTGCACAGTACGGTATTCCATGCGGTCCGGTCATGTCCATGAAGGAACTGGCTCATGATCCATCCCTGCGTAAAGTTGGTACCGTTGTTGAAGTTACCGACGAAGTTCGTGGTAACCACCTGACCGTTGGCGCACCGTTCAAGTTCTCCGGATTCAAACCGGAAATCACCCGTGCTCCACTGTTGGGCGAACACACCGACGAAATCCTGAAAGAACTTGGCTGCGATGACGCCAAGATCAAGGAACTGCACGAAAAACAGGTTGTTTAA
- a CDS encoding LysR family transcriptional regulator has product MIDLKHLRTLLALRKTGNLTKAADMLHLTQSALSQQIRLLESDYGLLFERKTVPLAFTIVGQRLLELADRIFPVIEETERDLIRLKDGTAGSLRIVVECHTCFDWLMPTMDIFRSLWPEVELDILSGFHADPVGLLHQRRADLAIVGTPEPESNIVFRPLFHFDIVALLANSHPLTKESFLRPEHFIDQTLITYPVADEMLDIMQQVLIPANISPERRTSELTIAILQLVASGRGIAALPLWAVQSYLDRQYVSSRPITEKGLKGKLYAAVCMEMASKAYINDFIRLIREKSLCELPGIRLLN; this is encoded by the coding sequence ATGATAGACCTGAAACATCTCCGGACGCTGCTGGCCCTGCGCAAAACAGGGAACCTGACCAAAGCCGCCGATATGCTGCATCTGACCCAATCGGCCCTTTCCCAGCAAATACGTCTGCTGGAATCCGACTACGGACTGCTTTTCGAGCGCAAAACCGTTCCGTTGGCATTCACCATCGTCGGACAGCGTCTGCTGGAATTGGCCGACAGGATTTTTCCGGTCATTGAAGAAACCGAACGCGATCTCATCCGCCTCAAAGACGGAACGGCAGGTTCGCTCAGAATCGTCGTCGAATGCCATACCTGTTTCGACTGGCTGATGCCGACCATGGACATTTTCCGTTCACTCTGGCCAGAAGTGGAACTGGATATCCTGTCCGGTTTTCACGCCGATCCCGTCGGATTGCTTCATCAGAGACGTGCGGATCTGGCCATTGTTGGCACTCCGGAACCGGAATCCAATATCGTTTTCCGTCCGCTTTTCCATTTCGACATCGTGGCCCTGCTGGCAAACAGCCATCCCCTGACCAAAGAATCCTTCCTGCGTCCGGAACATTTCATCGATCAGACACTGATCACTTATCCCGTAGCGGATGAAATGCTCGACATCATGCAACAGGTATTGATACCCGCAAACATATCGCCTGAACGACGTACATCCGAACTGACCATCGCCATCCTCCAGCTGGTAGCCAGTGGACGCGGTATTGCGGCATTGCCGCTCTGGGCTGTCCAGAGCTATCTGGACAGACAATACGTTTCGTCCAGACCCATTACCGAAAAGGGTCTGAAAGGAAAACTTTACGCCGCCGTCTGTATGGAAATGGCTTCGAAAGCCTATATCAACGACTTCATCCGGTTGATCCGCGAAAAAAGTCTGTGTGAACTGCCCGGTATCCGTCTTCTGAACTGA